A stretch of DNA from Campylobacter gracilis:
TTGCTAGGCCTTGGCTTGGTGCTGCTAAAATACGACCTGGCGCGCCTTTGCCGCGGAGAAAAAAGCTGCGATTGAGCCGTCAAAACATACTGGCGTCGGTTCCGACGCAACACTAAATGATCGCGCACGGCGAGCTTGAAGCGTTTTGATTTAAAGCCTGCTTTGCCGGCGGGTGCGTGCTTGAGATTGCTTGCTTACGTAGCGCCGTTTAAAATACGGCGGCGCGCTAAAATTTTATGACGTGCGGTTGAAATTTATCGAGCTGCGGTAATTAAATTTTGCCAACGCTTAAACTCAAAATTATAAAATTTAAATCAACCTATCAGATTGTGCCACAAATTGAGTCGCGTTAAATTTTGACAACGGAGGCTTAATTTTAAGCTCAAAGCATTAGATTTAGGTCCAGCCGAATTCGCATTTGATTAAGCGAAACGAAAAGCGCAAAGTTATATCATTCCTTAGAAATTCTCCAATTTTTTCGAAAGGATGAGATATGAAGCACTTTTCACTCTCAAAGGCCGTTTTTATGGCGGCGAGTTTGGTCCTGCTCGGGCTAACGGTTGCGAATGCGCAGGAGAAATTTTCCCCCGTTATCGTCATTCACGGCGGCACAAGCGGGCTTGATCTAACCAAGGAGGAGTTTAAAATCCGCGAAGAGCCGATGAACCGTGCGCTTTTAGCGGGTCAAGCTGTGCTTGAACGGGGCGGCACCGCAATGGATGCCGTAACGGCGGCCATTATAGTGCTTGAGGACGATCCGAATTTTAACGCGGGCAAGGGTGCGGTATTTACCGCCGACGGATTTAACGAGCTTGATGCCTCGATCATGGACGGCTCGACTAAAAAAGCGGGCGCGGTCGCGATGGATAAAAACGGCAACCTAGCCGCGGCGACCAGCATCGGCGGCATGATAAATAAAATGACCGGTCGCATTGGCTCATATCAAAGATGCAGCGACAAGGAGCTAGACCTTGCTATCTCGAAAAAAGAATTTATAGATAACTTCCTCAAACAAGACGCCGAAGAAGGCTTTAGCTTTGAACAAAACGCAAGAGCTGATAAGTGGGATAAATTAGCCTCAAATTTACAAAAAGGGCAAAAATGAAAAAAATTTTAGCGGTGCTGCTCTTAGGCTTGCTCGGTCTTGAAGCTAAGATAATCGGGCAGGGCGAGCTAGCGGACTACGGGCTGGTTTTTGCGGACGGCAATGCCGTGGATAAAGACGGCAACATAAAAGCCGTAGGTAAAAATTTTATGGTCACGGGAACCTTTTCCGACGGTCTTACCGTGGTTTTTATAGGCGAACAGACATTTTTTATGGACGAAAGCGGCAGACTTGCCTTACGTTTGGCGCCCGGTACGGGCTTTAAAACTAGCTTTACCGAGGGGTTAGCAGGCATCGCCAAAAACGGTAAATTCGGTCTCATAGATAAAACAGGTAAGGTCGTAGTAGAACCCAAATTTGACGATATGGGTATAGCCTTCAGAGATGGCGCGATAGTCGTGGGTGAGATGAAATACGGCAGGATGAAATACGGTTACGTGGATAAAAACGGCAGAACAATCATTACTCCGCGCTATGACGAGGTAAGGTCGTTTTCCGATGGACTAGCCTCGGTGCGCATCGGCGATAAATGGAGCGTGATAGACAAAAGCGGCGCTACCGTTTCAAAGCTAAATTTGGGCCGCCCGGTAACTTTTACGGAAGGCTTGGCGCCCGTAAAATTTAACGGACTTTATAGCTTTGTGGACAAGGACGCAAGCGTCGTTATAGAGCCTAAATTTGAATTAGCGTCGCTCTTTAGCGAAGGACTAGCGGCCGTAAAATCGGGCGGCAAATGGGGTTTTATAGACAAAAGCGGAAATTTCGCGATAGAACCGCGTTTTGACGAAGTAAATAAATTTAAAGAAGAACGTGCCGTAGTGAGGGTCGGCGAGCTGTGGGGTATCATAGATAAAAGCGGTAAATTTATCCTTGAGCCACAAAAATTAGACTATATATTTGACGAGTTTTACGGCGGAATGTTAAATTTCAGGGTAAATAGAAAAAGCGGTTGCCTAGACATAGACGGCAAGGTCGCCATAGAACCAAAATTCGATAGTATATCTGTTTTTGAGGGCAACGCGACGGCCGCTAGTGTAGACTACAAAAGCGTGTTTATCGATAAAAAGGGCCGAATTTTGCCTATTTCTTACTACTTTGAGATAGAAGATTGAGGTAAATTTGCGACGGTTTTGGCGAGCGCTTTGCTTCTTTTGAACCAACAAGCTGCATTCAGTCGCTAAAATTTCTCGCCTTTATGTCACATAAAACCCAATAGACCTATTTTGCCAAAAAATAACGTAAATTTAATTTTTGCACATGATAGCAAAATATGCAAATTTCAGGTAGAATATCGCCACATAAAATCAAGGCGGTAAAATGAGAAAATTTATAGTCGTTCGCGGACACGCGGGCTCTGGTAAAACGACTTTCGCAAAAGAGAAAATTAAAGAATTTAAAAACGAATATCCGCAGGCGCAAATTTATCATCTGGAAAACGATATGTTTTTAACTGATAAGGCGGGGGTTTATACTTGGTCGCCGAAGCTTTTGGAGGACGCGAAGCGCAAGGTCGCTCGCGAGATAAAGCAGGCGTATAAATTTGCTCTGGAAAACAAGACCAAAGACGTTCTTATCGTGCTTAGCAACGTGAGCGCGCGCACCAAAGAGCTGCTAAGCCTAAAAGAGCAAGCCGCCCAGAATGGATTTATTTTCGAATGCTTTAGAATGCAAAATTTCTTCGCTTCCGAGCACGACGTCGATGAAAATACGGTAATAGCGATGTTTATCAAGGTCACAAACAACAAAATAGAGGGCGAAATTTTAATCCCGCCCGTTAATCCTATGAGCCAAAGCGTAGCGCAAAAGATTAAAGACGCGGCGGCTCTAAACAGGCGCGATCTGCCCTTTGATGCGGCGCAAAATACCTACGTAACGAAAAAATATATCGCCGCTACGCAGGATAAAAGGCTCTGGAGTGCGCGTCAAAGCGAGCTTTATCCCGAGCTTCGCACCTACAAATACTCAAAACGCGTCTTTTTCAAAGCCGATTGGGATAAGGCGCTACTTGAGATGCGCGGGCTCATAATGGACGATAATCTAAATATCATCGTGCGTCCGTTTAAAAAAGTCTATAACTATTCGGAATTTACCTCGCGCAAAAGTCTTTATCCTATCGATATCACAGACGATACGCCCGTGCTTGCCGTACGAAAGGTAAACGGCTTTTTGGGGTGTTGCACCTACGTAGATATTGGCGAGAGCGGCGCGAGTTTTAACCGCCGCGTCATCTACTCCACGACGGGATCGACCGATAGTAGATTTGCACAGATGGCGCGCGAGCACTGCTGCAAATTTGAAGAGATTTTCAAACGCTATCCAAATAAAACTTTTTTATTTGAGATCACCGACGAGAGCGACCCGCACATCGTAGAAGAGGAGCTTGGAGAGACTTTTATCGGACTTATCGACGTTAAAACCGGCGCGCAAGCAAGCGAATTTGAGCTGGATAAAATCGCCGCAAGTACCGCTGGCGCGCTAAAAAGACCTTTTTATAAGGAGGGCGAGCAGTATCTAAAAACGAGCTTTTCGGAGCTAAAAAATATAGTCAAAGAGGCGAAATTCGAGGGCTTTATGGTGTATATCCCGAGCCAAAACGATTTTTGTTTTAAGATGAAAACGCCTTATTATCTCGTGAATAAATTTTTCGCTCGCAGTAAAAACGAGGCGCTTTCCGGCAAACTGGATAAAACCAAGCTCGATGAGGAATTTCACCCATTGGTTGATCACATCAAAGCAAATGAGCGAGAATTCAGATCCCTTGACGAGCAGGGCAAGCTAGGCTTTATAAAAGAATTTTTAGAAAAAATTTAACGATTAGCGCGAATATTTGACGCCGCGCAAATTTGCGTAAAACTCAAATTTAATGCAGCGATTAAAGCTTAAAGGAAAAATGATGATATTTTTTACCTCCGATTTGCATTTTTATCACGGCAATATTATGAAATACTGCCCTAAATTTAGGAATTTTAACGACGTAGCCGAGATGAATGAAAAGCTAATAGAGCTTTGGAATGCCGTAGTGGGGCCCGAGGATACGGTTTATGATCTGGGCGATTTTGCATTTTGCAATAAATTAAAGGATCTAAAAAGCGTCGCGCGTAGGCTAAACGGCTCGCATGTGCTGATTTTAGGCAACCACGATACGCTCATTAGCCAAAACAAAGAAGCGCTGCTACGCGAGCTAAAAGACGACGGAAATCCTATCTTTAGCGATATCTTGCACTACAAGGAGCTAAATTTTGACGGCGGCGCGGGCGCGATAAAGGACGGCAAGACGGGTATGAGCATCTGTATGTTTCACTATCCCGTAGAGGAGCACAACCGCGCCCAGAAAGGCTCTTTTATGCTTCACGGACACTTGCATGACCGCGCTTCCAGCCTAGAGGGGCGCATACTAAACGTAGGCTTTGACTCGCACGGCAAAATTTTAAGCCTAGATGAGATCGTGCAAATTTTAGGGCAAAAGCAAATCGCCGCAAGATATTTGTGATCCTGGCTAAACACGGATAGCCACAGCATTGATTTAAGCGCAGTTGCGAGTGTTTGGCTCGTCCTTGTTACGCAAAATTTTATTTGCGCCGCCATAAAATTTATAGAATTCGCACGAAAGCTTACCATCAAGCACGTGCTAGCTTAATCCGCGCTGCTACGAAATCCGTTTACGACTAAATAAAGCCTTGCTTGCCTCGCTAAAATTTTATCTCTAATCTTGGCAAATTTTGCTTGCATTGTTACGAATTTTACAAGTTCTACGTGCCATTATTAGGCTATGGCGGCGTAAATTCTTTACGAAATTTGAGGGATAAATTTATCCAAAAAATTCAAGTGCAAAATTTGAACTATGGATTTTGTGCGCGGATTTGCGCCGCAAAATTTGTGTGCAAAATCGTGTTTGAAAATTCTATTTAAATTTTTGGCGCCGCATTCTGCCAAGGCGCGAAAAATTTCGAAGCTTTTAGAATTTTGGCGCGCCCTTACACGCCTAGCGTTTAAAATTATATGAGGGCGACGTCCGCTAGCTCTAGCGCGCACGTATCTGTGCGTCGCGAAGCAAAAAAGCTCATCGCTACCATCTATGCTTAGCGTAAAAATCTGGCTAAACGGCGTGACGTAAAAATATAGCGTGATATCTCCGTAGCGGTTGGACAAAGCGCTAAAGTGCACTTTTTCAATCGGGAATTTTGTGCCGTTTTGAGTGATTAAATTTTTATCGCTCACATAAATTCCCTTGTGCACGGCATCCCAAAAGACCTACAAAAACACCATTATCATGCAAAAGCCGGCTAGCAGGATAGTTATATTAAAAACTACGCCGTATTCTGCTTTAAAGCATAGCGCAAGCACGCCTAAAACGGGGATTAAGACTAGCAAAGCAGCGATTAGTTCAAGCCCGCTTCCGCGCTTTTTATACTCGCATAGGATGCATTCATCTGCGTCCAGCTGCGCTTTGGGCGCTAGCTGGATACGCACTGCGTAGCGAAAGCTAGCCCCATAGCCATGTAGCAGCTTCTCGCTCCATGCTTCAAAGCCGCTTTTTGCCGAGATTCTTACGCGCCTTGGCGCACTAGCGTTTGCCGCGTCGCTTGCCGCCGTATCGCCTCCCGATGCGGCCTCTAAACCCGCTTGTCTAAACTTGGCTCTTTTATAGCTTACCTCATCAATATTTATCATTGTTCCATCTGGTGAAATTTATCGCCATTTTAGCGAACGGCTACGTAATTTCGGATAAATTCCACGGCGAGAAATTTTATAAAATTTAATATGACTTACGCTATGTATTTTGCAAACCGACGAGCGAAATTTTTCGAGCGCGATCGAATTGCATGCGCAAATTCCGCCGTCAAATTATAACCTAGCGCAAAT
This window harbors:
- a CDS encoding RNA ligase, with amino-acid sequence MRKFIVVRGHAGSGKTTFAKEKIKEFKNEYPQAQIYHLENDMFLTDKAGVYTWSPKLLEDAKRKVAREIKQAYKFALENKTKDVLIVLSNVSARTKELLSLKEQAAQNGFIFECFRMQNFFASEHDVDENTVIAMFIKVTNNKIEGEILIPPVNPMSQSVAQKIKDAAALNRRDLPFDAAQNTYVTKKYIAATQDKRLWSARQSELYPELRTYKYSKRVFFKADWDKALLEMRGLIMDDNLNIIVRPFKKVYNYSEFTSRKSLYPIDITDDTPVLAVRKVNGFLGCCTYVDIGESGASFNRRVIYSTTGSTDSRFAQMAREHCCKFEEIFKRYPNKTFLFEITDESDPHIVEEELGETFIGLIDVKTGAQASEFELDKIAASTAGALKRPFYKEGEQYLKTSFSELKNIVKEAKFEGFMVYIPSQNDFCFKMKTPYYLVNKFFARSKNEALSGKLDKTKLDEEFHPLVDHIKANEREFRSLDEQGKLGFIKEFLEKI
- a CDS encoding WG repeat-containing protein, producing the protein MKKILAVLLLGLLGLEAKIIGQGELADYGLVFADGNAVDKDGNIKAVGKNFMVTGTFSDGLTVVFIGEQTFFMDESGRLALRLAPGTGFKTSFTEGLAGIAKNGKFGLIDKTGKVVVEPKFDDMGIAFRDGAIVVGEMKYGRMKYGYVDKNGRTIITPRYDEVRSFSDGLASVRIGDKWSVIDKSGATVSKLNLGRPVTFTEGLAPVKFNGLYSFVDKDASVVIEPKFELASLFSEGLAAVKSGGKWGFIDKSGNFAIEPRFDEVNKFKEERAVVRVGELWGIIDKSGKFILEPQKLDYIFDEFYGGMLNFRVNRKSGCLDIDGKVAIEPKFDSISVFEGNATAASVDYKSVFIDKKGRILPISYYFEIED
- a CDS encoding metallophosphoesterase, which encodes MIFFTSDLHFYHGNIMKYCPKFRNFNDVAEMNEKLIELWNAVVGPEDTVYDLGDFAFCNKLKDLKSVARRLNGSHVLILGNHDTLISQNKEALLRELKDDGNPIFSDILHYKELNFDGGAGAIKDGKTGMSICMFHYPVEEHNRAQKGSFMLHGHLHDRASSLEGRILNVGFDSHGKILSLDEIVQILGQKQIAARYL